From one Humulus lupulus chromosome 8, drHumLupu1.1, whole genome shotgun sequence genomic stretch:
- the LOC133795442 gene encoding uncharacterized protein LOC133795442: MDSAVATVSANLNSVPVLNGSNFKDWKENIFIVLGCMDLDLALRMDRPASLTDASTSEQRRIYEKWDRSNRMSLMIIKRGIPEAFRGAVSEEVTDATTFLAEIEKHFAKSDKAETSTLLKKLISMRFKGKENIREYIMEMSHLASKLKALKLELSDDLLVHLVLISLPPQFSQFKVSYNCQREKWTLNELISFCVQEEERLKQEKTESAHLASTSKDKGKKRKNEAANDKGPAHKKQTQANNDGGCFFCNMKGHVKKECAKYIAWRAKKGLPELPKAK; the protein is encoded by the exons ATGGACTCCG CTGTTGCTACTGTATCTGCTAACCTTAATTCAGTGCCGGTCCTTAATGGTAGTAACTTTAAGGACTGGAAGGAGAACATTTTTATTGTTCTTGGCTGCATGGATCTTGACCTTGCATTAAGGATGGATCGACCTGCTTCTCTTACAGATGCTAGTACCTCCGAGCAAAGGAGGATTTATGAGAAGTGGGATCGTTCAAACCGCATGAGTCTTATGATCATCAAGCGCGGCATACCTGAGGCTTTTAGGGGTGCGGTGTCCGAGGAGGTCACCGATGCCACAACTTTCCTTGCTGAAATTGAGAAACACTTTGCAAAAAGCGATAAGGCGGAAACAAGTACTCTTTTAAAGAAACTTATTTCCATGAGGTTTAAGGGCAAGGAAAACATAagggagtacattatggaaatgTCTCACCTTGCTTCAAAGTTGAAGGCACTAAAGCTTGAGCTTTCGGATGACTTGCTTGTGCATTTAGTGCTTATCTCTCTTCCTCCACAATTCAGTCAATTCAAGGTCAGTTACAACTGTCAAAGGGAGAAGTGGACTCTTAATGAGCTCATTTCATTTTGTGTTCAAGAGGAAGAAAGATTGAAGCAAGAAAAGACTGAAAGTGCTCATTTGGCAAGCACCTCTAAGGATAAGGGCAAGAAAAGGAAGAATGAGGCTGCTAATGATAAGGGTCCAGCACATAAGAAACAAACTCAAGCCAACAACGATGGTGGTTGTTTCTTTTGCAACATGAAAGGACACGTGAAGAAGGAATGTGCTAAGTACATTGCATGGCGAGCAAAGAAAG GGTTGCCTGAGTTACCGAAAGCCAAGTGA